Within the Borrelia parkeri genome, the region AATATATTCCCAAAAGAAGCTTATTTAGATATAGTAATTTCCACATATTTCATTAAAGGATTTGCGGGCATACTAGGAACTCCTTTCATTTACATTGCAAAATGTGTATATCAAAACAAAAAAAATTCAATATAACAGAAATATCCCTTTAACTATTGCCTATCAATCTATGTTATAATTAATGATGTGATGGACATGATTTTATGGACGACCTTACTAGTATTTGTATACCTACAATTAACATTGTTATACTATCTATTTGGAAAATCGGGTCTTGTTTGTTTTAACATCATTATGACAATACTTTCAAATCTCATTATATTGAAAAAAGTATTTATATTCGAACAGCAAATAAGCCTAGTAGGAATAATATTTCTCTCAATTCTTTGCTCATTAAACCTAATTACAGAAAAATACAATGATAAATTAGCAATAGAGTCAACAACATTAAACATGTTTATACATATAACCTTTGTAATAATGATTCATTTTACATTATATTTTCAACAAAATGAATTTGACACTTCTAATATACATTTAAAAGTATTGTTTAACAACGCTTCCTATACTGCAATAATTTTCACTGGAACATATATTATAT harbors:
- a CDS encoding VUT family protein translates to MTILSNLIILKKVFIFEQQISLVGIIFLSILCSLNLITEKYNDKLAIESTTLNMFIHITFVIMIHFTLYFQQNEFDTSNIHLKVLFNNASYTAIIFTGTYIIYLCNYVNIKIYSTLQKNNIINKLINHNLSRLCSACIAYILANISMHMIAQLYPGNNINMVESSWIFTITIMIIDTFIYYFLNALKVRKA